The following are encoded in a window of Magnolia sinica isolate HGM2019 chromosome 11, MsV1, whole genome shotgun sequence genomic DNA:
- the LOC131219279 gene encoding microtubule-destabilizing protein 60-like isoform X1: MALEKDTISFQPNTSEFFKSPENSNPNLSNGRSPLQKSAKLKKSSRKNPIRDKPPTPEFCPVSEKISSNLSSRSPSTKSVYSETVGSVKSRKASPRNPIRIRSPPNTIKERKFITAKKNSEKRTAAAAYEDLRASQEEFIRADGLGREPNGLKTKDQAIMTVQPSSEAVECGPLTEKSEIQEPDDFGLPNEVGTLKMKKIRNRLLEEARSSVPDSGSGRVMHLVKAFESILSIPNSAGSEEKEAVEAEENKKGMKWALPGLRVNVDQTEVCSSSFSSSDLCFASKSFDADSGVSSSIDSSNGSFSIGSRTSGRERRSRRNSSDSGRTSGRKWDKQLKVTSQQPFKLRTEQRGRSKKEEFHKKLEEMVIEEQKLRIPVAQGLPWTTDEPECLVRPPVKEITQPVDLKLHSDLRAMERAEFDNHIAEKSSFIEQYKLERDRQQKWEEEEEIRRLRKVLVPKAQPMPYFDRPFVPKRSVKNPTIPKEPKLHNPQKKMKIKVFSCDGMNSLNEP, translated from the exons ATGGCCCTAGAAAAAGACACAATTTCATTTCAGCCCAATACCTCAGAATTCTTCAAATCGCCAGAAAATTCCAACCCTAATCTCTCCAATGGAAGAAGCCCTCTTCAGAAATCCGCCAAGTTAAAGAAATCGTCCAGGAAAAACCCGATTCGGGACAAACCCCCGACTCCGGAATTCTGCCCTGTTTCAGAGAAGATCAGTTCCAATCTCTCTAGCAGAAGCCCTTCGACGAAATCTGTCTACTCCGAGACAGTTGGATCCGTAAAATCGAGGAAAGCTTCTCCAAGAAATCCTATCCGCATCAGGTCTCCTCCAAATACCATTAAAGAAAGGAAGTTCATCACAGCCAAGAAGAACTCAGAGAAGCGGACCGCAGCAGCCGCCTATGAGGATCTCCGCGCATCACAAGAGGAATTCATCCGGGCCGACGGGCTCGGAAGAGAACCTAATGGATTGAAGACCAAGGATCAGGCGATCATGACCGTCCAACCATCATCTGAAGCAGTAGAATGTGGGCCCTTGACGGAAAAATCAGAAATCCAAGAACCCGATGATTTTGGGTTGCCGAATGAAGTGGGCACTTTGAAGATGAAGAAAATACGGAATAGGCTGCTTGAAGAAGCACGGAGCAGTGTTCCAGATTCGGGGTCTGGAAGAGTGATGCATTTGGTTAAGGCGTTCGAGAGCATTCTCTCGATTCCGAATTCCGCTGGTTCGGAGGAGAAGGAAGCTGTAGAGGCTGAAGAAAACAAGAAGGGAATGAAATGGGCATTGCCAGGCTTGCGAGTTAATGTCGACCAGACTGAGGTTTGTTCATCTTCTTTTTCGTCTTCTGACCTTTGCTTCGCATCAAAGAGTTTCGACGCAGATTCGGGGGTTTCTTCTTCAATCGACAGCAGCAATGGAAG CTTTAGCATAGGGAGCAGGACTTCAGGCCGAGAACGAAGGAGCCGACGAAAT AGCTCTGACTCAGGAAGAACTTCTGGAAGAAAGTGGGATAAACAGCTGAAGGTCACCAGCCAACAGCCGTTCAAGCTAAGAACAGAG CAAAGAGGGAGATCCAAAAAGGAAGAGTTCCATAAGAAACTAGAGGAGATGGTCATAGAGGAGCAAAAACTACGGATACCAGTTGCGCAAGGTCTACCATGGACAACAGATGAACCAGAG TGCTTGGTGAGGCCTCCGGTGAAAGAAATCACACAACCTGTTGATTTGAAGCTTCACAGCGATCTACGTGCCATGGAGCGTGCTGAATTTGATAACCAT ATTGCTGAAAAGTCATCCTTCATTGAACAATACAAATTGGAAAGGGACAGGCAGCAAAAG tgggaagaagaggaagagatcaGAAGGTTGAGAAAAGTGCTTGTTCCAAAAGCTCAACCCATGCCTTATTTTGATAGGCCTTTTGTTCCAAAAAG GTCAGTGAAGAATCCAACCATCCCAAAAGAGCCCAAATTGCATAACCctcagaagaagatgaagatcaaAGTCTTCTCATGTGATGGCATGAACAGCCTTAACGAACCTTAA
- the LOC131219279 gene encoding microtubule-destabilizing protein 60-like isoform X2 yields MALEKDTISFQPNTSEFFKSPENSNPNLSNGRSPLQKSAKLKKSSRKNPIRDKPPTPEFCPVSEKISSNLSSRSPSTKSVYSETVGSVKSRKASPRNPIRIRSPPNTIKERKFITAKKNSEKRTAAAAYEDLRASQEEFIRADGLGREPNGLKTKDQAIMTVQPSSEAVECGPLTEKSEIQEPDDFGLPNEVGTLKMKKIRNRLLEEARSSVPDSGSGRVMHLVKAFESILSIPNSAGSEEKEAVEAEENKKGMKWALPGLRVNVDQTEVCSSSFSSSDLCFASKSFDADSGVSSSIDSSNGSIGSRTSGRERRSRRNSSDSGRTSGRKWDKQLKVTSQQPFKLRTEQRGRSKKEEFHKKLEEMVIEEQKLRIPVAQGLPWTTDEPECLVRPPVKEITQPVDLKLHSDLRAMERAEFDNHIAEKSSFIEQYKLERDRQQKWEEEEEIRRLRKVLVPKAQPMPYFDRPFVPKRSVKNPTIPKEPKLHNPQKKMKIKVFSCDGMNSLNEP; encoded by the exons ATGGCCCTAGAAAAAGACACAATTTCATTTCAGCCCAATACCTCAGAATTCTTCAAATCGCCAGAAAATTCCAACCCTAATCTCTCCAATGGAAGAAGCCCTCTTCAGAAATCCGCCAAGTTAAAGAAATCGTCCAGGAAAAACCCGATTCGGGACAAACCCCCGACTCCGGAATTCTGCCCTGTTTCAGAGAAGATCAGTTCCAATCTCTCTAGCAGAAGCCCTTCGACGAAATCTGTCTACTCCGAGACAGTTGGATCCGTAAAATCGAGGAAAGCTTCTCCAAGAAATCCTATCCGCATCAGGTCTCCTCCAAATACCATTAAAGAAAGGAAGTTCATCACAGCCAAGAAGAACTCAGAGAAGCGGACCGCAGCAGCCGCCTATGAGGATCTCCGCGCATCACAAGAGGAATTCATCCGGGCCGACGGGCTCGGAAGAGAACCTAATGGATTGAAGACCAAGGATCAGGCGATCATGACCGTCCAACCATCATCTGAAGCAGTAGAATGTGGGCCCTTGACGGAAAAATCAGAAATCCAAGAACCCGATGATTTTGGGTTGCCGAATGAAGTGGGCACTTTGAAGATGAAGAAAATACGGAATAGGCTGCTTGAAGAAGCACGGAGCAGTGTTCCAGATTCGGGGTCTGGAAGAGTGATGCATTTGGTTAAGGCGTTCGAGAGCATTCTCTCGATTCCGAATTCCGCTGGTTCGGAGGAGAAGGAAGCTGTAGAGGCTGAAGAAAACAAGAAGGGAATGAAATGGGCATTGCCAGGCTTGCGAGTTAATGTCGACCAGACTGAGGTTTGTTCATCTTCTTTTTCGTCTTCTGACCTTTGCTTCGCATCAAAGAGTTTCGACGCAGATTCGGGGGTTTCTTCTTCAATCGACAGCAGCAATGGAAG CATAGGGAGCAGGACTTCAGGCCGAGAACGAAGGAGCCGACGAAAT AGCTCTGACTCAGGAAGAACTTCTGGAAGAAAGTGGGATAAACAGCTGAAGGTCACCAGCCAACAGCCGTTCAAGCTAAGAACAGAG CAAAGAGGGAGATCCAAAAAGGAAGAGTTCCATAAGAAACTAGAGGAGATGGTCATAGAGGAGCAAAAACTACGGATACCAGTTGCGCAAGGTCTACCATGGACAACAGATGAACCAGAG TGCTTGGTGAGGCCTCCGGTGAAAGAAATCACACAACCTGTTGATTTGAAGCTTCACAGCGATCTACGTGCCATGGAGCGTGCTGAATTTGATAACCAT ATTGCTGAAAAGTCATCCTTCATTGAACAATACAAATTGGAAAGGGACAGGCAGCAAAAG tgggaagaagaggaagagatcaGAAGGTTGAGAAAAGTGCTTGTTCCAAAAGCTCAACCCATGCCTTATTTTGATAGGCCTTTTGTTCCAAAAAG GTCAGTGAAGAATCCAACCATCCCAAAAGAGCCCAAATTGCATAACCctcagaagaagatgaagatcaaAGTCTTCTCATGTGATGGCATGAACAGCCTTAACGAACCTTAA